Below is a genomic region from Delftia tsuruhatensis.
CGCCGGGGCGGACGCAGGGACGGCCACGGCGATGGAGTGGGAGGCGTTCATGGTGAGGCTCACTTCTCTATCTTGACTTTCTTGAACTGCTCGGACCATTGCACCACCTCGGACTGCAGCTGTGCCTTGAATTCGGCCGGCGAGTTGCCGATCAGCACCGCACCCTGGGGAATCAGCGTGTCCTTGAACTCCCTGGACTGCACGGCCTTGGCCACGGCGGCCGCCAGGCGATCGACGATGGGCCGAGGCGTGCCGGCCGGCGCCAGCAACCCGTTCCAGGAATCGGACACCATGCCGGGCAGGCCCAGCTCGGCGAAGGTCGGCACACCGGGCAGGCCTGGCAGGCGCACGGGGCCGGCCACCGCCAGAGGGCGGACCTTGCCTGCTTCCAGGTGGGGCATGGCCCCCGTCGATGTCATGAACGCGACATCGACCACGCCGGCGATCAGGTCGGTCAGCACGCCGGAGCCTCCCGAGTACGGCACATGCAGCATCTGCAGGCCCGCCAGTTGCTCCAGCCGCAGGGTCGCCATGTGCTGCGAGCCGCCCGCCCCCGTCGTGCCGTAGCTCAGCGCGCCAGGCCTGGAGCGCGCCAGGGCCTCGAACTCCCTGTAGCTGCGGGCGCCGAGCTGGGGGCTGGCCGCCAGCACCCCGGGGGCCGAGGAGATCTTGGAGATGGGCTCGAAGCTCCTGAGCGGATCGAACTTCTGCCTGGGAAACACGAAGCTGTTCATGGTCAGCGGCGCGGCGGCCACCAGCAGCGTGTAGCCGTCGGGCGCGGCGGCAGCCACGGTTTCCGAGGCGATGTTGCTGGTCGCGCCGGGCTTGTTCTCCACGATGAAGGCACCCTTCAATTCATCCTGCAGGGCCTTGGCCACCAGGCGCGCCACCACATCGGTGGGGCCGCCGGCCTGAAAGCCCACGACGATCTTCACGGGGCGTGAAGGGTACTTGTCCGAGGCCGGTGCCAGGCCGCAAAAGCCCAGGGCCGCCAGCGCGACCATCCATGTACGACGATGCATTCCTGTCTCCTGGTTCCTGATGGCGCGAGCCGGCGTCAGGCGCGGGGCGCGCGCTGGGAGAAGCTGCGACCGAAGACTCCCTCGGCGATGCGGTTCCTGAGCACCTCGATGGAGCCGCCGGCGATCATCCAGCCACGCGTGCGCCGCACGCAGTACTCGACCAGCGCCTCCTGGCTGAAGCCCATGCCGCCCATGACCTGCATGGCCTCGTTGGAAACCTCCCATCCCGCCAGGTTGCAGGCCAGCTTGGCCATGGCCGTGCTCTGCGCGCCAGGCAGGCCATGCTCGCCCTCCAGCGCAGCCTTGTACAGCAGCAGTTGCGCCTGCTCCAGCTTCATCCACATGTCGGCGAACTTCCATTGCAGGCCCTGGAACTCGCACAGCTCACGCCCGAACTGGCGGCGCACCAGCGCGTGCTCGCGCGCCAGGTTGAAGGCATGGCGGCCCAGCGCCAGCGCCCGCGAGGCATTGCCCAGACGCTCCACGTTGAAGCCCGAGATCTGCTTCTTGAAACCGCCCGCGCCCAGCAGCACGTTCTCCCGGGGGATGCGGCAGTTGTCGAAGTACAGCTGCGCCCATTGCTCGCCATTCATGAAGCCCGAGGGCTGGCCGACCTCGAAGCCGGGCGTGCCACGCTCCACCAGCACGGAGCCGATGCCGTCCACCCCGGGGCCGAAGCGCACGTAGACCAGGAACAGCTCCGCCTCGGGGCTGTGCGTGGAAAACACCTTGCTGCCGTTGATCACGCAGTGGTCGCCATCGGGCGTGGCCGAGGTCTTGAGCTCGGTCACCGCGGAGCCTGCATCGGGCTCGGTCATGCCCAGAGAGATGAGCTTTCTTCCAGCCAGCAGGTCCGGCAG
It encodes:
- a CDS encoding Bug family tripartite tricarboxylate transporter substrate binding protein, with translation MHRRTWMVALAALGFCGLAPASDKYPSRPVKIVVGFQAGGPTDVVARLVAKALQDELKGAFIVENKPGATSNIASETVAAAAPDGYTLLVAAAPLTMNSFVFPRQKFDPLRSFEPISKISSAPGVLAASPQLGARSYREFEALARSRPGALSYGTTGAGGSQHMATLRLEQLAGLQMLHVPYSGGSGVLTDLIAGVVDVAFMTSTGAMPHLEAGKVRPLAVAGPVRLPGLPGVPTFAELGLPGMVSDSWNGLLAPAGTPRPIVDRLAAAVAKAVQSREFKDTLIPQGAVLIGNSPAEFKAQLQSEVVQWSEQFKKVKIEK
- a CDS encoding acyl-CoA dehydrogenase family protein, whose protein sequence is MDFILSEEHQAFADSVARFAQDRLAAGALERAHATHYPWDTARLLADQGLLGIAFPESDGGQGGTLMHAVLAIQQVALVCPRSADIVQAGNFGPIRTFVEYAGAAQKARFLPDLLAGRKLISLGMTEPDAGSAVTELKTSATPDGDHCVINGSKVFSTHSPEAELFLVYVRFGPGVDGIGSVLVERGTPGFEVGQPSGFMNGEQWAQLYFDNCRIPRENVLLGAGGFKKQISGFNVERLGNASRALALGRHAFNLAREHALVRRQFGRELCEFQGLQWKFADMWMKLEQAQLLLYKAALEGEHGLPGAQSTAMAKLACNLAGWEVSNEAMQVMGGMGFSQEALVEYCVRRTRGWMIAGGSIEVLRNRIAEGVFGRSFSQRAPRA